CGCCCGAGGAGAAGGGTCTCGTGCACCGCACCTTCCGCAACGAGCACATCCCGCACGAGACGCTCGGGCTGGGACTCGATCCGCCCGACGCGTACGACGTCGCCGCCTTCCGCTCGGATCACCGGCTCGATGGCGATCTGATCCTCTATCTCGGCCAGGTGAGCGAGGGCAAGGGCTGCGGCGAGCTCCTCGCCGCATGGACCGCGTACCGCGAACGTCCGAGCGCGCGGCCCGCGACGCTCGTGCTCGCGGGAACGGTGCGCATGGAGCTGCCCGAGCGCCCCGATGTCGTCGCGCTCGGTCGGATCCCCGACGCGCAGAAGTACGCGGCGCTCGCAGCGGCCGACGCGCTGGTGTTGCCGTCGCGGTTCGAGAGCCTCGGCATCGTCCTCCTCGAGGCCTGGCAGGTGGGGACGCCGGTCGTCGTGCGCGCGGACAACCCCGTGACCGCCGGCCAGGTCGCGCGCTCGGGCGGCGGCGTGACATACCGAGACGCGGACGGCTTCGGTGACGCCCTCGACCGCGCGATCGCGGCGCGCGCCGCGCTCGGCGCCGCCGGCCGCGCGTGGGTGGAGCGCGAGTCGTCATGGGAGGCGTTCGACGCGCGACTTGCGCAGCTCGTCGCGCTGACCGCGCAGTGACGAACCCGAGCCTGATGGTCGTCGTGCAACGCTATGGCGACGTTGGCGGTGGCGGCGCGGAGGTGCACGCAAGAGAGGTCGTCCAGCGCCTCCGGCCTCATTTCAACGTCGAGGTGGCCACGACGACGGCGCGCGACTACTGGACCTGGGCGAACGAGTTCACCGCTGGCCTCACCGCGGTCGACGGCGTGCCGGTGCACCGCTTCGCGGTCGAGCGTGGACGGTCGCGCGACTTCCGGCTCCGCGAGCGGCGCGCGTTCTCACGGACGCACACGCTCGCCGATGAACGCGCGTTCGTCGAGGCGCAGGGACCGGTCGCGCCCGACCTGCTCGAGCACGTGAACAAGCGCGGCCGCCAGGTCGACCACGTGCTCTTCTTCACCTACATCTACTACCCGACGGTGCTGGGGCTTCCGCTCGCGCCGGAGCGCGCGGTCCTCGTGCCGACGGCCCACGATGAGCCCGCGATCCGGCTCGCGATCTACAAGCCGGTGTTCTGCGCGCCGCGCGCGATCGCGTACAACACCGCTGAGGAGCGCGCGATGGTGCACCGGCTCTTCCAGAA
The sequence above is a segment of the Candidatus Limnocylindria bacterium genome. Coding sequences within it:
- a CDS encoding glycosyltransferase; translated protein: PEEKGLVHRTFRNEHIPHETLGLGLDPPDAYDVAAFRSDHRLDGDLILYLGQVSEGKGCGELLAAWTAYRERPSARPATLVLAGTVRMELPERPDVVALGRIPDAQKYAALAAADALVLPSRFESLGIVLLEAWQVGTPVVVRADNPVTAGQVARSGGGVTYRDADGFGDALDRAIAARAALGAAGRAWVERESSWEAFDARLAQLVALTAQ